The following are encoded in a window of Haloarcula halophila genomic DNA:
- a CDS encoding glycosyltransferase family 4 protein, with product MNIAFVSNVVYPFVTGGAEKRIYEIGTRLAERGHTVTVYGRHFWDGPAEMEHDGLQLRAVADERDIYADDRRSITEAIEFAVRLYRPLAAHLDEHDLVDASVFPYFPVLAAAAATWRTDVPLVTTWHEVWREYWWEYLGALGPGGMAIERAAAAVPQHPVAVSSVTADRLAGLGPERSAVDVVHNGVDATRINSIEPVSEGFDALFVGRLVEAKHVDRLLRAVAQLDCEPTVGIVGDGPERDRLEALAASLGVADSVTFPGFLEEYDDVLAQLRAADVFVTASTREGFGITLVEAMAAGCTVVATDHPNSAAAEVVDGAGFLVEPDTDSLADGVDRALAGQQPETPPQARARTFDWEQITDEAESVYERVCGRQD from the coding sequence ATGAACATCGCGTTCGTCTCGAACGTCGTCTACCCGTTCGTTACCGGCGGTGCCGAGAAACGGATCTACGAGATCGGGACTCGACTCGCCGAGCGAGGCCACACGGTGACGGTGTACGGCCGGCATTTCTGGGACGGCCCAGCGGAGATGGAACACGATGGGCTCCAGTTGCGCGCGGTCGCCGACGAGCGCGATATCTACGCCGACGATCGGCGATCGATCACCGAGGCAATCGAGTTCGCGGTGCGGCTCTACCGTCCGCTCGCGGCCCACTTGGACGAACACGACCTCGTCGACGCGTCGGTGTTCCCCTACTTTCCGGTGCTCGCGGCGGCGGCAGCCACCTGGCGAACGGACGTTCCGCTCGTGACGACGTGGCACGAAGTCTGGCGCGAGTACTGGTGGGAGTACCTCGGCGCGCTCGGGCCGGGTGGAATGGCGATCGAGCGTGCGGCCGCCGCTGTCCCACAACACCCCGTCGCGGTCTCGAGTGTCACTGCCGACCGATTGGCCGGTCTCGGGCCTGAGCGCAGCGCCGTCGATGTCGTCCATAACGGCGTCGACGCCACCCGAATAAACTCGATCGAGCCCGTGTCTGAGGGGTTCGACGCGCTGTTTGTCGGCCGACTCGTCGAGGCCAAGCACGTCGATCGGCTCCTGCGGGCGGTCGCTCAACTCGACTGCGAGCCGACAGTCGGAATCGTCGGCGACGGCCCCGAACGCGACCGGTTGGAAGCGCTCGCCGCCTCGCTCGGTGTGGCCGACAGCGTCACATTCCCCGGGTTTCTGGAGGAGTACGACGACGTGCTCGCACAGCTCCGGGCGGCCGACGTGTTCGTGACTGCCTCGACGCGTGAAGGCTTCGGCATCACGCTCGTCGAAGCGATGGCCGCCGGCTGTACCGTCGTTGCGACCGATCACCCCAACTCCGCCGCTGCCGAGGTCGTTGACGGTGCGGGTTTTCTCGTCGAACCGGATACCGACTCACTCGCCGACGGAGTCGACCGTGCGCTCGCCGGCCAGCAGCCCGAGACGCCGCCACAGGCGCGTGCCAGGACCTTCGACTGGGAACAGATCACTGACGAGGCCGAATCGGTCTACGAACGTGTCTGTGGCCGACAGGACTGA
- a CDS encoding glycosyltransferase family 2 protein → MATDTPTAAPTDSEETPTLSVVLPTMNEEAGIEECLDAIEDAVAELGVTAEVIVSDSSTDGTPEIARDHGAIVVEPDRQGYGYAYRYAFERARGEYVVMGDADTTYDFRELPKLFERASEGADLVLGSRFAGDIKTGSMPRLHQYVGNPALTAFLNRFYGAGVTDAHSGFRVIRRDVLEELALETDGMEFASEMIMAASAQGYDIAEVPITYHERVGEATLDSFRDGWEHLRFMLVNAPGYLFSVPGAVLAAVGIAVMLLAFGNATFIGIAAGPIIFGTRSMVAGSLLTIAGYQVASLGVFATMTTDPIRRPADPPTEWVLKHLRLERGLAAGLALVGTGTAYAGAIVLQWLTDGYGALPALTHDILAFTIIVLGIQTVFGSFFLGSVRDEQ, encoded by the coding sequence ATGGCGACAGACACGCCGACGGCCGCGCCCACCGACAGCGAAGAGACCCCAACCCTCAGCGTCGTCCTTCCGACGATGAACGAGGAGGCGGGTATCGAGGAATGTCTGGATGCCATCGAAGACGCCGTCGCCGAACTGGGCGTCACCGCCGAGGTGATCGTCAGCGACAGCTCGACCGACGGTACACCCGAAATCGCCCGCGATCACGGCGCCATCGTCGTTGAACCCGACCGGCAGGGATACGGCTACGCCTACCGCTACGCTTTTGAGCGAGCACGCGGCGAGTACGTCGTCATGGGTGATGCTGACACCACCTACGACTTCCGAGAGCTCCCGAAACTATTCGAGCGAGCCAGCGAAGGTGCTGACCTCGTCTTGGGCAGTCGTTTCGCCGGCGACATCAAAACGGGTTCAATGCCCCGACTCCACCAGTACGTCGGTAACCCGGCACTGACGGCGTTCCTCAATCGATTCTACGGTGCTGGCGTCACTGACGCTCACAGCGGCTTTCGCGTGATCCGACGCGATGTCCTCGAAGAACTAGCATTGGAAACGGACGGCATGGAGTTCGCCAGCGAGATGATCATGGCCGCCAGCGCCCAAGGCTACGACATCGCGGAGGTCCCGATCACCTATCACGAGCGGGTCGGCGAGGCGACGCTGGACAGTTTCCGTGACGGCTGGGAACACCTCCGGTTCATGCTCGTCAACGCGCCGGGCTATCTCTTCTCGGTTCCCGGCGCAGTATTGGCGGCGGTCGGAATCGCCGTCATGCTCTTAGCGTTCGGCAACGCGACGTTCATCGGCATTGCTGCCGGGCCGATCATCTTCGGAACGCGGTCGATGGTCGCGGGCAGCCTGTTGACCATCGCTGGCTACCAAGTGGCGAGCCTGGGTGTGTTCGCGACGATGACGACCGACCCGATCCGACGGCCGGCCGACCCGCCCACAGAGTGGGTCCTGAAACATCTCAGGCTGGAACGGGGGCTAGCTGCAGGGTTGGCTCTCGTCGGTACGGGTACCGCGTACGCCGGAGCGATCGTTCTGCAGTGGCTCACTGACGGTTACGGAGCACTGCCGGCACTGACCCACGACATTCTCGCCTTCACGATCATCGTCCTGGGCATCCAGACGGTGTTCGGTTCCTTCTTCCTCGGATCGGTCCGGGACGAACAGTAA
- a CDS encoding metal-dependent hydrolase, producing MPDLLTHVLLAYGVTTALSYRYTWIVPAYVTLAMVGTLVPDLDHVSTLIPSQTVETALGVPFDWGGLQTGGVVLLILLIGTVLVERGKRRRAFVMLTVGAAAHLFTDALIRVPEGRSQSVFFPVTMYQPPTPGLYLSTDLWPLVASALFALFAWYVVRRRADD from the coding sequence ATGCCTGATCTCCTTACACACGTCCTACTCGCCTACGGCGTCACGACCGCGCTGAGCTACCGGTATACCTGGATCGTCCCCGCTTATGTGACCCTCGCCATGGTGGGTACGCTTGTCCCGGACCTCGACCACGTCTCCACACTGATCCCGAGCCAGACCGTCGAAACTGCTCTCGGCGTCCCCTTCGACTGGGGCGGCCTCCAGACGGGTGGCGTCGTCCTTCTCATACTGCTCATCGGAACGGTGCTGGTCGAACGGGGCAAACGACGGCGCGCCTTCGTGATGCTCACGGTGGGTGCGGCTGCGCATCTGTTCACCGACGCACTCATTCGTGTCCCCGAGGGACGCTCACAGTCGGTGTTCTTTCCGGTGACGATGTACCAGCCGCCGACACCCGGACTGTACCTGAGTACGGACCTGTGGCCGCTCGTCGCCAGTGCCCTCTTCGCGCTTTTCGCGTGGTATGTCGTACGCCGACGTGCCGACGACTGA
- a CDS encoding glycosyltransferase family 2 protein — protein MIAPFASGIQSDPPIQQLELSVVLPVYNEQENLRPLADELSIVLDRAYDHWEVLFVDDGSTDRSFEELKRIHDDEPRFKIIRFRGNFGQSAALDAGLDYASGEVVVPMDSDGQNDPADIPKLVEKLEEGYDCVSGWRKQRDDPLMKRVSSRLASGLRKAFLGTDLHDYGCTLKALRRPAAKDIHLDGEMHRYIPALLSWRGYQIAEVEVNHRPRKNGETKYSWQRLPKGFLDLVNVWFWQKFSGRPLHIFGGLGVLSVGIGMLSGVYSVWLKILSDANLSETALPLFAVFMIMIGVQFFISGILADIGIKGYQHAKDEEPYRIDKILK, from the coding sequence GTGATCGCTCCGTTTGCCTCAGGCATTCAGTCCGACCCCCCAATTCAACAACTAGAGTTATCTGTCGTTTTACCGGTGTACAATGAGCAAGAGAACCTCCGGCCCCTCGCCGATGAATTATCGATAGTCCTCGACAGGGCGTATGACCACTGGGAAGTCCTGTTCGTCGATGACGGCTCGACAGATCGGAGTTTCGAGGAGCTCAAGCGGATTCACGACGACGAACCGCGGTTCAAAATCATCAGATTCCGTGGCAACTTCGGTCAGAGTGCAGCTCTCGACGCAGGACTGGACTATGCCTCTGGCGAGGTTGTCGTCCCGATGGACTCGGACGGGCAGAACGACCCTGCGGATATCCCAAAATTGGTTGAGAAACTCGAAGAGGGATATGACTGTGTCTCGGGCTGGCGTAAACAGCGAGACGATCCGTTGATGAAGCGTGTCTCCTCCCGGCTTGCCTCCGGGCTTCGTAAAGCGTTCCTCGGTACGGATCTGCATGACTACGGCTGTACGCTGAAAGCGCTTCGTCGACCCGCTGCGAAGGATATCCACCTTGACGGCGAGATGCATCGATACATACCGGCGCTGTTGAGTTGGCGTGGCTATCAGATCGCTGAGGTGGAAGTAAATCATCGGCCGCGGAAGAACGGTGAGACAAAATACTCGTGGCAGCGGTTACCGAAAGGATTTCTTGACCTTGTGAACGTCTGGTTCTGGCAGAAGTTCTCCGGACGACCGCTACACATCTTTGGAGGGCTTGGGGTACTTTCAGTTGGTATTGGGATGCTCAGTGGAGTTTATTCTGTTTGGTTGAAAATACTCTCAGATGCTAATCTTTCGGAAACGGCGCTACCATTGTTTGCGGTATTCATGATTATGATTGGTGTTCAATTTTTTATATCGGGAATTCTTGCAGACATCGGAATTAAGGGATATCAACATGCGAAAGACGAAGAACCTTATCGAATTGACAAAATATTGAAATAA
- a CDS encoding glycosyltransferase family 39 protein → MNEKPNINRIPNTMNNEKIYAVSSVLLILFSILYALFNNPAPGWVGFILRNSVLFIIIVLLTTYVQSNATSVGKRVLSSLFYISLLGTLLNTVGIFPIISKSIFVPKWEELLLVFSLPYMLIINGQEKTLNEIGHIRSRLDEAIESGITLNSNDYENKERSLRNFVVYPAITVMAIMLIYLSIRIPLISKTFGGVVHSDKYVTYVPNAVNMFRAGDPFLNRNLAYIQASESSISQQSFDTFGHFPLLTWMLAGLMVYRDAVGLEIVVRGMLTVWGLVALLINYLFVRKVLGIWTAALATLLLAVNQLFNLITYVTVLDLPAFFFLLISMYFYSVDRHQLCYVACGLSVLSKYSFILISPVVIATLILITKKYKISELLELSSAIGLLMIVQELFIARIPSTSFPTDYLLVSTPALVIIFQYYSFKKYRHFVETWEDGLSPQQTFALVCSIPGIALILTYPLISKFASGFLTTPKLLFHLPMYQEIIDDTGLLMPDFAFLFFPVGIILSIIFGKKSEYLIGILVACFVYLVVASKVIYFHEYYKMIFVYMAILTVAYSFDTLMRYTHNRKGDINKMVVLILLVISTLIIVPISATNTTDKLDNEFQGTAEMATYIDTNLQDNERRLLRTHFRAKIMILYADISFPIGYGNEISPTGARDNLGKEFHKLDMYYYLSHGEPNLQVFMDLMDRTPGTQTTREDLILSQTGQRTADRQETGINKTMVDQHLELEKKIGAWRLYKITK, encoded by the coding sequence ATGAACGAAAAACCAAACATAAACCGGATTCCTAATACGATGAACAACGAGAAAATCTATGCAGTAAGTTCTGTGCTATTGATTCTATTCTCCATTTTATATGCCTTATTTAATAATCCAGCCCCCGGATGGGTGGGGTTTATTTTGAGGAATAGTGTATTGTTTATTATCATCGTTCTACTCACAACTTATGTTCAGTCGAACGCTACCTCAGTCGGGAAGCGAGTGTTATCCAGTCTATTTTATATTTCACTCCTTGGGACCTTATTAAACACGGTAGGTATTTTTCCCATAATTAGCAAGTCGATTTTTGTACCAAAGTGGGAAGAATTACTGTTAGTATTCTCCCTCCCATATATGTTGATTATTAATGGCCAGGAAAAAACTCTAAACGAAATAGGACATATAAGATCCCGATTGGATGAAGCGATAGAATCTGGGATCACATTAAATAGTAATGATTATGAAAATAAAGAGAGATCATTGAGGAATTTCGTTGTCTACCCTGCAATCACAGTGATGGCAATTATGCTCATTTACTTAAGTATTCGCATACCTCTCATATCAAAGACGTTCGGGGGAGTTGTTCACAGTGATAAATATGTCACATATGTTCCGAACGCTGTGAACATGTTTCGAGCTGGTGACCCGTTCCTAAATCGAAACTTAGCATATATTCAGGCATCAGAAAGTAGCATATCACAACAAAGCTTTGACACTTTTGGCCATTTCCCATTATTGACCTGGATGCTAGCCGGTCTAATGGTGTACAGAGACGCTGTAGGGCTTGAAATTGTGGTTAGAGGTATGCTGACAGTATGGGGCTTAGTAGCCCTCTTAATAAACTATTTGTTTGTTAGAAAGGTACTGGGGATCTGGACAGCTGCTTTGGCAACGCTATTGTTAGCTGTAAATCAGCTATTTAACCTAATCACATATGTAACCGTTCTGGACTTGCCTGCCTTCTTTTTCCTTCTAATATCGATGTATTTTTACAGTGTCGATCGTCACCAATTATGTTATGTTGCGTGTGGCCTCTCTGTACTATCTAAATATTCATTCATACTGATTTCGCCGGTTGTTATAGCCACACTCATACTAATCACAAAAAAATATAAGATATCTGAACTTTTAGAACTGAGCTCAGCGATAGGCCTCCTAATGATTGTACAAGAATTATTTATTGCAAGGATACCATCAACCAGTTTTCCAACCGATTACTTGTTAGTATCGACCCCTGCGTTAGTAATTATTTTCCAATATTATTCGTTCAAAAAGTATAGACATTTTGTAGAAACCTGGGAGGATGGACTTTCCCCTCAACAGACTTTTGCTTTGGTATGTTCAATTCCTGGTATAGCACTGATCTTAACTTACCCATTGATATCAAAATTCGCCAGCGGATTCCTGACAACGCCAAAACTATTATTTCATCTGCCAATGTATCAGGAAATTATAGACGATACTGGTTTGCTAATGCCAGATTTCGCATTCTTATTCTTCCCCGTGGGGATTATACTATCTATAATATTCGGCAAAAAGAGCGAATATCTAATCGGGATATTAGTAGCATGTTTCGTTTATTTGGTCGTTGCATCCAAGGTGATCTATTTTCATGAATACTATAAGATGATTTTTGTTTACATGGCTATCCTCACTGTCGCTTACTCGTTTGATACTCTTATGCGCTATACCCACAATAGGAAAGGTGATATTAATAAGATGGTAGTCCTAATTCTGCTGGTTATTTCGACTCTGATTATTGTTCCAATATCCGCTACGAACACGACCGATAAACTTGACAATGAGTTTCAGGGTACAGCTGAGATGGCCACATATATCGATACAAATCTTCAGGATAATGAACGAAGATTACTCCGAACTCATTTCAGAGCGAAGATTATGATACTCTACGCTGATATTTCATTCCCAATAGGTTATGGAAACGAAATAAGCCCGACTGGCGCTCGTGATAATCTGGGTAAGGAATTCCACAAATTGGATATGTATTATTACCTTTCCCATGGTGAACCAAATCTTCAAGTCTTCATGGATTTAATGGACCGTACACCGGGAACACAAACCACACGTGAAGATCTGATATTATCACAGACTGGGCAAAGGACTGCAGACAGACAAGAGACTGGTATAAACAAAACTATGGTAGATCAGCATCTTGAACTCGAGAAAAAAATCGGCGCTTGGCGATTATATAAAATCACAAAATGA
- a CDS encoding glycosyltransferase family 2 protein, translating to MSCKSFSNSPKISVVIPTYNRPKKLERAIESVEKQTYNNIQLIVVNDYPEDKLKRSNLPPFVDKIINHNSNQGASAARNCGIKHAGGEYIAFLDDDDEWCEQKLEKQIKTAISTECLAIYCGYKTKRESGKLESSKQKQEVQVRDLLAYNCIGTTSVALIKAEVFEDVGNFDTELPSCQDWDLWIRVATEYKWKCINEPLVIYHAENSNRISENQSDVLIGHRMLMIKHSELLVDTDRTTKSRHYYTVGKKYYLAEEQCTASKLFFKSIRFFPPILIKTVLFVLNQERKKNNR from the coding sequence ATGAGCTGTAAATCGTTTAGTAATAGTCCGAAAATATCGGTAGTGATACCCACGTATAATCGGCCTAAAAAATTGGAGAGAGCAATTGAGAGCGTTGAAAAGCAAACATACAATAACATCCAATTGATTGTTGTAAATGATTACCCGGAGGACAAACTAAAACGATCTAACTTGCCCCCTTTTGTTGATAAGATAATAAATCATAATAGTAACCAAGGTGCCTCTGCCGCTAGAAATTGTGGAATAAAACATGCCGGAGGTGAATACATCGCTTTTCTTGATGATGATGATGAGTGGTGCGAACAAAAGTTGGAAAAACAAATTAAAACCGCTATCTCAACAGAGTGCTTAGCAATTTACTGCGGTTATAAAACGAAGAGAGAAAGTGGGAAACTAGAATCGTCTAAACAAAAACAGGAGGTTCAAGTGCGTGATCTATTAGCATATAATTGCATAGGAACAACGTCAGTGGCACTGATTAAGGCAGAAGTGTTTGAAGATGTTGGAAATTTTGATACCGAACTTCCAAGCTGCCAAGACTGGGACCTATGGATTAGAGTTGCCACTGAATACAAGTGGAAATGTATAAATGAGCCTTTGGTTATATATCATGCAGAGAATAGCAATCGGATCTCAGAGAATCAATCTGATGTCCTCATTGGACATAGAATGCTAATGATCAAACATTCTGAACTTCTAGTCGACACGGATAGAACTACTAAGTCAAGACACTACTATACAGTTGGAAAAAAATACTATCTAGCTGAAGAGCAGTGTACAGCAAGCAAACTATTCTTCAAATCTATCAGATTTTTTCCTCCGATATTGATAAAAACAGTTTTATTTGTCTTAAACCAAGAAAGAAAAAAAAATAACAGATGA
- a CDS encoding glycosyltransferase produces the protein MSDPDPLVSVVILCWNSENKVDKTLNSVLSIDNIDLEVIIVDNNSSDRTTDICKQILTKSDCRYNIVKNKTNIGYSAGKNLGGNLATGKYILLLDDDVIVDGDVLTKLVHNYNKEPKSGLLTPKTYDRETNQYLGGCFTKFGTTTNYSKNKLETSCEMVEAPFVTGATLFTSKKFWDELGGFDEFAKFNLDDFDISIRSYSRGQKNYIISTTEAIHIGDMSENLARRYRSYYYSRQYIFCKNLPTLRLFKVSVLFFLSSLYFSMRDSVSEGDIWILINHIVSILSFIHKLPHILEKRKATDHISEFPIFQ, from the coding sequence ATGAGTGACCCAGACCCTCTTGTCTCAGTTGTTATTCTCTGTTGGAATAGTGAAAATAAAGTTGATAAAACACTCAACAGTGTATTATCTATTGACAATATAGATCTTGAAGTGATTATAGTTGATAATAATTCATCAGATAGAACTACGGACATTTGTAAACAGATCCTGACCAAATCTGATTGCCGTTATAATATTGTTAAAAATAAAACAAATATTGGATATTCTGCTGGAAAAAATCTGGGTGGAAACTTGGCAACAGGCAAGTATATTCTATTACTAGATGATGATGTTATCGTTGATGGGGATGTATTAACAAAACTAGTTCATAACTATAATAAAGAACCAAAATCAGGATTATTAACTCCAAAAACTTACGATAGAGAGACAAATCAGTACCTTGGAGGTTGCTTCACCAAATTTGGCACAACTACTAATTATTCGAAAAACAAATTAGAAACTAGTTGTGAGATGGTAGAAGCTCCATTTGTGACGGGTGCAACCCTATTTACATCTAAGAAGTTCTGGGATGAATTAGGTGGTTTCGATGAATTTGCAAAGTTCAATCTTGATGACTTTGATATTTCCATTCGAAGTTATTCACGAGGGCAAAAAAATTACATTATTTCTACTACAGAGGCGATCCATATTGGAGATATGTCGGAAAATCTAGCTCGTCGATATAGGTCCTACTATTACTCTAGACAATATATATTTTGTAAGAACCTTCCTACTCTCCGGTTATTTAAGGTCTCTGTACTATTCTTTCTTTCATCATTATATTTTTCAATGAGAGATTCTGTATCTGAAGGCGATATTTGGATACTTATTAACCATATAGTTTCTATCCTATCGTTCATTCACAAATTACCCCATATTCTGGAGAAGCGCAAAGCCACAGATCACATATCAGAGTTTCCTATATTTCAGTAA
- a CDS encoding DegT/DnrJ/EryC1/StrS family aminotransferase: MTDCNDVPNSIEEEIRTVFENRSDDEFQPGETPVRLSSPTYGTEEVIESLDSLLSTWVTMGEKVETFEGQWADYIGTNHSTMVNSGSSANLLALKALEGDIIKPGDEVIVPAVSWSTSVFPIVDVNAKPVLVDVDPSTYTIDVEAFKEAVTDDTAAVVLVHLLGNPCEMGPIMDICKEHDIAVIEDSCEAHGAEYDGQKVGSFGDIGTFSFFFSHHISTIEGGMITTDSEEYLDRNRAGRAHGWVREMESKDEYVRESPEIDERYLFVSHGYNLRPTEIQGAFGIHQLNRLEKFIDIRRANARKLNAEMDQFDDLFDILHERPDTRCSWFAYPILIRDEAPFTQDELREHLESKLIETRPILAGNLARQPALKQIDYRQVGKLEDADLIHENGLFVGNHHKMGDAQIEYILESIEEFVSEYA, encoded by the coding sequence ATGACTGACTGTAACGACGTACCCAATTCAATCGAAGAGGAGATTCGAACTGTCTTCGAGAACCGTAGCGACGATGAATTCCAACCTGGCGAAACGCCTGTCCGGTTGAGCAGCCCAACTTATGGCACTGAAGAAGTAATCGAATCACTGGACTCACTTCTGTCGACGTGGGTCACTATGGGTGAGAAGGTCGAGACGTTTGAGGGCCAGTGGGCAGACTACATCGGCACTAATCACTCGACAATGGTAAACTCCGGCTCGTCGGCGAACCTGCTCGCATTAAAAGCCCTCGAGGGCGACATCATCAAGCCCGGTGATGAAGTGATTGTACCGGCCGTATCGTGGTCGACTAGTGTCTTTCCCATCGTGGACGTGAACGCCAAACCAGTGTTAGTTGACGTGGACCCATCAACATACACTATCGATGTGGAAGCGTTTAAAGAGGCGGTTACGGACGATACTGCGGCCGTTGTACTCGTCCATTTGCTCGGTAATCCCTGCGAGATGGGTCCGATTATGGACATTTGTAAAGAGCACGATATCGCAGTCATTGAGGACTCGTGTGAGGCTCACGGTGCGGAATACGACGGTCAGAAGGTGGGCTCATTCGGCGACATCGGCACGTTCAGTTTCTTCTTCTCGCATCACATCTCGACGATCGAAGGAGGAATGATTACTACAGACTCCGAAGAGTATTTGGACCGAAACAGGGCCGGACGGGCTCACGGGTGGGTTCGAGAGATGGAGAGTAAGGATGAGTATGTCCGAGAGTCACCCGAAATTGACGAGCGGTACCTGTTCGTCTCCCACGGCTACAACCTCCGGCCAACTGAGATTCAGGGAGCCTTCGGTATTCACCAGCTGAATCGCTTAGAGAAGTTCATTGATATTCGTCGGGCAAACGCACGCAAACTGAACGCTGAAATGGATCAGTTCGACGACCTGTTCGATATACTCCACGAGCGGCCGGATACCCGGTGTTCATGGTTCGCTTATCCAATACTTATCCGGGACGAAGCGCCATTTACCCAGGACGAGTTACGAGAACATCTTGAGTCGAAACTTATCGAGACCCGACCGATACTCGCCGGGAACCTGGCCCGTCAACCAGCACTCAAGCAGATAGACTACCGGCAGGTCGGGAAGCTTGAAGATGCAGATTTGATTCACGAGAACGGGCTGTTCGTCGGTAATCACCACAAGATGGGTGACGCCCAGATAGAGTATATCCTTGAGAGTATTGAAGAGTTCGTCTCCGAGTACGCGTGA
- a CDS encoding NAD-dependent epimerase/dehydratase family protein, which produces MTSKKSGKMRNSILVTGGTGFVGSNLVPALADADYEVDVLAHSVQGEIPEDVDVHVADVTDLESLPSFGSYDTVVHLAGVVSVQGSVDNPVGTFRTNALGTQHVLEQAREDGVDRFVYLSSGAVYGTPDYLPIDESHATECLHPYASSKLAGENLAETYANSYDLSVVTLRGFTLYGPGQDTDNLVPTVIEQIEAETDTVSLGNLEPTRDFTYVEDLTSAVLTVLDKSWNQYDVFNVGSGRETSVRDFVDEIIDQSDSDITVNSDSTGRASNIEIERMVADVSKLRQFGWKPEYDFKRGIEATLERFEHNHD; this is translated from the coding sequence TTGACCTCGAAGAAATCCGGAAAGATGCGTAATTCGATTCTGGTCACGGGCGGAACCGGGTTCGTCGGATCCAATCTCGTCCCAGCACTTGCAGATGCCGACTACGAGGTCGACGTTCTGGCACACTCTGTCCAAGGGGAGATTCCAGAGGATGTTGATGTCCACGTCGCCGATGTGACCGATCTCGAGTCGCTCCCGTCGTTCGGTAGCTACGACACCGTCGTCCACCTCGCCGGCGTTGTCTCGGTGCAGGGCTCGGTTGATAATCCAGTCGGAACATTTCGGACAAACGCCCTCGGAACGCAGCATGTCCTCGAGCAAGCGCGCGAAGACGGCGTCGACCGGTTTGTCTACCTCAGCAGCGGAGCAGTATACGGAACGCCCGACTATCTCCCAATAGATGAGTCTCACGCGACAGAGTGTCTCCACCCGTACGCATCGAGCAAACTCGCAGGTGAGAACCTCGCAGAGACATACGCCAACAGCTACGACCTGTCGGTCGTGACGCTACGCGGGTTCACTCTATACGGCCCCGGACAAGATACAGACAATCTGGTCCCGACAGTAATTGAACAGATTGAAGCTGAGACAGATACCGTTTCGCTCGGGAATCTCGAGCCGACACGAGATTTTACGTATGTCGAAGACCTGACATCAGCGGTACTGACAGTCCTCGACAAATCTTGGAACCAGTACGACGTGTTCAATGTCGGTAGCGGTCGCGAAACCAGCGTTCGTGACTTCGTTGACGAGATTATCGATCAAAGTGATAGCGATATTACGGTCAACTCAGACTCTACCGGGCGTGCGTCAAACATTGAAATCGAGCGGATGGTGGCTGATGTATCGAAGCTCCGGCAATTCGGATGGAAGCCGGAATACGATTTCAAACGCGGTATTGAAGCGACCCTGGAACGATTTGAGCATAACCATGACTGA